Part of the Parcubacteria group bacterium genome, CGCAATTTGCTCATACCTCAAGGGAAGGCAGAGGTGGCAACTCAAGGGGCCCTACTTCGTGTAAAGAAACATGGAGAAGAGCGCGCACGCAAAGGAAAGGAGTGGGAAGCAACTCTGGCCAAGGCCCTTACCAAAATTGACGGACAGATTGTGACGCTCGTACTCAAAGCCAATAGTAAGGGAAGTTTATTTGAAGGGATTGACGGAGAACGTGTTCGCCTCGCCTTGCAAGAGAAAACCGGAACAAGTGTTCCGGTTGAATCTCTAATCTTTGATGCCCCCATTAAGAAAGTAGGGGAGTATGAGATTAAAGTGGAGGGAGGTAAAAAGGAAGCCCGCTTTACGCTCAAGATAGAAGCGAGTCAGTAGGGAGAGTGTTAGACAACAGAGACTCGCTTTCGCCTCCACGTCTTTCCTGTGTAATGAGTCTTCCGAATCTCTTCGAACTTGACAATACCATCTTTGAGCGCAAAGAGGGTGTGGTCCTTACCAACGCCAATGTTTTTCCCCGGAAGGATTTTGGTACCTCGCTGTCGTACCACGACAAAACCCACTTTGGTTTTTTGACCATCGTGCACCTTGGTTCCGAGATATTTCGGGTTTGAATCCGTTAGGTTTTTTGCCGAGCCACCTGCTTTCTTATGTGCCATAAAATAACGAGTATTTTAGCGAGTATATTTTATGAGCACCGAGCACATAATGCTTTATGTGCTCCGGTGCCAAAGTCGTAATCTACTATGCTACCTGATATCCTAGAAAAAGTCAAAGTAGCGTTCCGCACACTCGATAGGCAAGAGGACTGGTTTATTATTGCCCTAATTATATTGGTTGGTTTCGGGGGATTCGGGCTAGGACGGCTTTCGACTGACAAAGAAGCTAGGGAGTCTATACAGATCGAGCAGAACACGTCCCTGGGCGCTCTAGGATCCGTCAACGACCTTGGTGGGGCAATCCTGGGGCAGGTTGTTGCCTCTCGAAACGGCGGAAAATA contains:
- the rplI gene encoding 50S ribosomal protein L9, whose amino-acid sequence is MKIILLQDVPKVGRKYEVKDIADGFARNLLIPQGKAEVATQGALLRVKKHGEERARKGKEWEATLAKALTKIDGQIVTLVLKANSKGSLFEGIDGERVRLALQEKTGTSVPVESLIFDAPIKKVGEYEIKVEGGKKEARFTLKIEASQ
- the rpmA gene encoding 50S ribosomal protein L27 → MAHKKAGGSAKNLTDSNPKYLGTKVHDGQKTKVGFVVVRQRGTKILPGKNIGVGKDHTLFALKDGIVKFEEIRKTHYTGKTWRRKRVSVV